A single genomic interval of Mycosarcoma maydis chromosome 8, whole genome shotgun sequence harbors:
- a CDS encoding uncharacterized protein (related to Tuftelin-interacting protein 11) — MARSKTDHDVFRHDDDDDTSSDEMDADHLAERVAEPSRKRMRRTKHSAIYGIFGDDDNERDGGVRRTVRATDSSGRKIDYRAGQAFVRASTSAQAEEAQDTQDQTGSNSTHSSSVQDDRDARQDDFHPASFYSTRPGIGSSAARESSTPCEQKSVSKRSAARAGIGASSCSSSIDTEAQACSRQSGLTSLSMFVSAGSTKACEPSYSSQPRNTIEPSAPSRTSMRDPSLRDEKLETEEREMSASGLPTSFTTPQRPVTPSSTFQRARKAEVAVPKTTIKFGAKFDPSAYLASMGWTGGGLGRSGQGIVKPIEVQVRPERAGIAYGGIKEKTSHAKAEARHRGEAGSSDQEQRQRKRSQGEPEKAKPEAKAWTKASTPKSRKPKIEHRTYEEIIAEIGALPTTHSTVGKIYDASSGVLREVEDLASALKAKRVPTSAATELPELQHNLRLICENNAQSLGALAREGAQLKQRRTWLTSERERAIVKKKEEEMSMQKVRGALQVVKRFEAVAKRIGDGEVGLDGGESVLEEFTPLIEQLQREYDEKQILQLALDQAVVEAITPALRAIWCGWKPLEQPRLTSRYLCQWKALLPNQDSVAPSSSSATMTPFDALLWTYWMPRVRTCLSTFSARRPASAIDLVEAWRPVLARFMFDNIIDQLIVPRLSRSVAACDAPTSMDALEQIVFPWLAVLGVERLAEVLTQAKQRLRSALKMCSISQGPSRGLRDWSSLYTTAAEWEALLLSSLVPRLSAYLKRRLTISAGETQDMTPLVDVLKWSKVVGATVMESVVASDFFAKWLDVLCAWLKSEVHEWVGMDEWYLFWRRWWSENVGGGEVGFAIGLDVINAALDMTADERSKLKTPPFAHTASTAPSTPSGMPIRTLPQAHVSLRDVLAERLAQHDLLLTRSSQVHATGVVGTANIWRISSSPTSRTHANKSSLIYIHDHVVFQHDPALDSWCPVSIDHLINSMR, encoded by the coding sequence atggcgaggagCAAGACTGACCACGACGTCTTTCGCcacgatgacgacgatgataCTAGCTcggacgagatggatgcAGACCATCTCGCGGAGCGAGTGGCGGAGCCATCACgcaagaggatgaggaggacCAAGCACAGTGCCATCTATGGCATTTTTGGTGACGACGATAACGAGCGCGACGGTGGCGTGCGGAGGACGGTTAGGGCAACGGATTCGAGCGGCAGAAAGATCGACTATCGAGCTGGACAGGCATTCGTGCGCGCATCCACgtcagctcaagcagaagaagcgcaagatACACAGGATCAGACAGGCTCAAACTCGACACACTCGAGTTCTGTTCAGGACGACCGAGACGCGCGACAAGACGATTTTCACCCTGCCTCGTTCTACTCGACTCGCCCAGGCATTGGGTCTAGCGCAGCACGAGAGTCAAGCACACCATGCGAACAGAAGAGTGTCAGCAAACGATCCGCAGCAAGAGCGGGTATCGGTGCTAGTAGTTGCAGCTCATCCATCGACACTGAAGCACAAGCTTGTTCGCGCCAAAGCGGgctcacctcgctctcCATGTTTGTCTCTGCCGGATCGACCAAGGCTTGCGAACCCAGTTATTCATCTCAGCCTCGTAATACGATAGAACCATCTGCACCTAGTCGTACATCCATGCGCGATCCGTCTTTGCGCGACGAAAAACTCGAAACAGAAGAGCGTGAAATGTCGGCGTCCGGCCTACCGACATCGTTCACGACACCGCAGCGTCCTGTAACGCCGTCGTCTACGTTCCAACGTGCTCGGAAAGCCGAGGTAGCTGTAcccaagacgacgatcaagtTTGGCGCGAAATTCGATCCTTCCGCATACCTCGCGTCGATGGGTTGGACAGGTGGGGGATTGGGTCGCTCCGGTCAAGGGATCGTCAAGCCGATCGAGGTGCAAGTACGCCCGGAGCGAGCGGGAATCGCGTACGGCGGGATCAAAGAAAAGACGTCGCATGCGAAAGCCGAAGCGCGGCATCGTGGCGAAGCTGGATCGTCGGACCAAGAGCAACGTCAACGTAAGCGTTCGCAGGGTGAACCGGAGAAAGCGAAACCCGAAGCCAAAGCATGGACAAaggcgtcgacgccaaaATCGCGCAAGCCAAAGATCGAGCATCGCACGTACGAAGAGATCATTGCCGAAATCGGCGCACTACCGACGACACATAGCACGGTAGGTAAGATCTACGATGCGAGCAGCGGAGTGTTGAGAGAGGTGGAGGATCTGGCTAGCGCGTTAAAAGCCAAACGGGTGCCGACGAGCGCTGCGACCGAACTGCCAGAACTGCAGCACAACCTGAGGCTGATATGCGAGAACAACGCGCAGAGCTTGGGCGCGTTAGCGAGGGAAGGCGCGCAGTTGAAGCAGAGGAGGACGTggttgacgagcgagagagagcgcGCAATagtcaagaagaaggaggaggagatgAGCATGCAAAAGGTGAGAGGAGCCTTGCAGGTGGTGAAGCGTTTCGAGGCGGTTGCCAAGCGgattggcgatggcgaggtTGGTCTAGATGGTGGAGAAAGTGTGCTGGAAGAATTTACACCTCTGATCGAGCAACTGCAACGCGAGTACGACGAAAAGCAAATCTTGCAACTCGCACTGGACCAAGCTGTGGTCGAGGCGATTACTCCTGCTTTACGCGCGATTTGGTGTGGGTGGAAACCACTCGAGCAACCGCGCCTGACGAGTCGGTACCTTTGCCAGTGGAAAGCGCTTCTACCGAATCAAGACAGTGTGGctccgagctcgtcgagcgcgacAATGACGCCGTTTGATGCGCTGCTTTGGACGTACTGGATGCCGAGGGTGCGCACGTGTCTCAGCACGTTTTCAGCGCGGCGGCCGGCGTCGGCgatcgatcttgtcgaaGCGTGGCGTCCTGTGTTGGCGCGCTTCATGTTTGACAATATCATCGACCAGCTTATCGTGCCACGTTTATCGCGCAGTGTAGCTGCGTGCGATGCACCGACGTCGATGGATGCGTTGGAGCAGATCGTGTTCCCGTGGCTGGCGGTGCTGGgcgtcgagcgactcgCCGAGGTCTTGACGCAGGCCAAACAACGCTTGCGATCCGCACTCAAGATGTGCAGCATTTCACAAGGGCCGAGTCGTGGCTTGCGCGAttggtcgagcttgtaTACGACGGCTGCGGAATGGGAGGCGCTTCTGCTGTCGTCTCTGGTGCCACGGCTTTCGGCGTACCTGAAACGACGTTTGACGATCAGTGCTGGTGAAACGCAGGATATGACGCCGTTAGTAGATGTATTGAAGTGGAGCAAGGTGGTCGGTGCGACGGTGATGGAGAGCGTGGTGGCGAGCGACTTTTTCGCCAAGTGGCTCGACGTGTTGTGTGCATGGTTGAAGAGCGAGGTGCACGAGTGGGTGGGGATGGACGAGTGGTATTTGTTCtggcgtcgatggtggAGTGAGAATGTAGGTGGTGGAGAGGTCGGGTTTGCGATCGGCCTGGACGTCATCAATGCAGCATTAGACATGACTGCTGACGAGAGgagcaagctcaagacTCCTCCCTTTGCGCACACTGCAAGTACTGCTCCATCCACTCCAAGTGGGATGCCGATACGCACGCTACCACAGGCGCATGTCTCGTTACGTGATGTGCTCGCCGAGCGACTGGCACAACACGACTTGTTGCTCACCAGATCCTCCCAAGTCCACGCTACAGGCGTGGTCGGCACAGCCAATATCTGgcgcatctcgtcgtccCCCACATCGCGCACACATGCCAacaagtcgagcttgatctACATCCACGACCATGTTGTTTTCCAACACGACCCTGCGCTCGATTCTTGGTGCCCCGTATCCATCGACCACCTCATCAACTCAATGCGTTAA
- a CDS encoding uncharacterized protein (related to SKN7 - transcription factor (C-terminal fragment)), with protein VRGARSPRECQRKIPAKKKSNFKAGLPDADRDDSPSMPLPGLDTLDKSAESYADLRAHVAHLTSVQDQMQNHILALTKQYQGVIGEMLTFQRNMVQQDQLMQNLIQYLINLEQDRSNDAALNPPASASAFLSHSAAQPGSSASNDASSFLPPGAPSSYADTSFNVAASAHPSNHNSSSLKAAIPPPHSASSSGPSADSATHAASSARMSGITTAPSTAAPLSPKSVASPMESVRTPESSQQLNNMGMHPPRLDDMGRRNSSLSSLRMVNNAPSSDPAHASNATGASNSSSSNSSTNMPNLAESRNPTYDTSRRPDPTPSQSASVDPNNTSSDPNSPGDIDPSTNHSNKSGRRRRPTLVPGWTAPPRVLLVDDDQVCRRLSSKFLQVFGCSIDYAVDGMTAVNKMNQEKYDLVLMDIVMPNLDGISATSLIRQFDSNTPIISMTSNSGPSELINYMSSGMTDILPKPFTKEGLLNMLEKHLLHLKAAQREHRAASTDHGASGASGVAHTSPAGATGVAGAAASAGASASAIKRSTSPLGSSNHVSTDATSNTDTAGDDGVNPLAGMGFTDEEYVAMLQNLIAAGTGDDELASALFGNNETFTPQDNTPSRSGGDMSHTPNHITDNGNAKNSPFGATTPASGGGSAGSKRSAPSADDAMHAPMRTPHAGMPHQHGASDAHKRGRF; from the coding sequence CGTGCGCGGCGCGAGATCTCCTCGAGAATGTCAGCGCAAGATCCCAGCCAAGAAAAAGTCCAACTTCAAAGCTGGTTTGCCCGACGCAGACCGCGACGACTCTCCCTCTATGCCGCTTCCCGGTCTAGATACTCTTGACAAGTCAGCAGAGTCGTACGCCGATCTCAGAGCCCACGTCGCCCATCTAACGTCGGTACAGGATCAGATGCAGAATCACATCCTCGCCCTCACCAAGCAGTACCAGGGCGTCATTGGCGAGATGCTCACCTTTCAACGCAACATGGTGCAGCAGGACCAGCTCATGCAGAACCTGATACAGTATCTCATCAACTTGGAGCAGGATCGATCCAATGATGCGGCTCTCAATCCTCCcgcctctgcttccgccTTTCTCTCCCATTCAGCCGCCCAACCTGGCTCTAGCGCATCCAATGACGCAAGCTCCTTCCTTCCACCAGGCGCGCCCAGCTCGTACGCCGACACTTCGTTCAACGTGGCTGCGTCGGCTCACCCATCCAaccacaacagcagcagcctcaaAGCTGCCATCCCACCTCCACACTCTGCCAGCTCCTCCGGCCCATCCGCCGACAGCGCCACCCATGCTGCCTCGTCGGCTCGAATGTCGGGCATCACCACCGCTCCCTCTACTGCAGCACCACTCTCTCCCAAAAGCGTTGCTTCGCCCATGGAGAGCGTCAGGACGCCAGAGTCGTCCCAGCAGCTCAACAACATGGGTAtgcatcctcctcgtctcGACGATATGGGTCGACGCAATTCGAGCCTCTCTTCTCTCCGCATGGTCAACAATGCACCGTCATCTGATCCAGCCCATGCAAGTAACGCAACTGgcgccagcaacagcagcagtagcaaCAGTAGCACCAACATGCCCAACCTCGCAGAATCTCGCAACCCGACATACGATACCAGCAGGCGCCCAGACCCCACGCCATCCCAGTCGGCTTCCGTGGACCCCAACAACACCTCGAGCGACCCTAACTCTCCAGGTGATATTGATCCATCAACAAATCACAGCAACAAATCCgggcgtcggcgtcgaccCACGCTGGTACCCGGCTGGACTGCACCTCCGCGCGTactgctcgtcgatgacgaccaAGTGTGTCGGCGTCTCTCTTCCAAATTTTTGCAAGTCTTTGGCTGTTCCATTGACTATGCCGTCGATGGCATGACTGCGGTCAACAAGATGAATCAAGAAAAGTACGACTTGGTCCTCATGGATATCGTCATGCCCAACCTCGACGGTATATCGGCCACCTCGTTGATCCGACAATTTGATTCGAACACGCCCATCATCAGCATGACCAGCAACTCGGGCCCGAGCGAGCTGATCAACTACATGTCGAGCGGCATGACCGATATCCTCCCCAAACCTTTTACCAAAGAAggcttgctcaacatgctcgAAAAGCATTTGCTCCATCTCAAAGCTGCGCAGAGGGAGCATCGTGCTGCTTCGACGGATCACGGTGCAAGTGGTGCAAGCGGCGTGGCTCACACGTCGCCAGCAGGCGCAACCGGTGTGGCGGGCGCTGCAGCCAGCGCTGGAGCCAGCGCTAGTGCAATCAAACGGAGCACGTCGCCACTTGGCTCGTCAAACCACGTCAGCACCGACGCTACATCCAACACCGATACCGCGGGCGACGACGGCGTCAATCCACTAGCGGGAATGGGATTTACAGATGAAGAGTATGTTGCCATGCTTCAAAATCTCATCGCAGCGGGGACgggcgacgacgagctggcgagCGCACTGTTCGGCAATAACGAAACCTTCACGCCGCAGGACAATACACCTTCGCGCAGCGGTGGCGATATGAGCCATACTCCGAACCACATCACCGACAATGGCAATGCCAAGAACAGTCCATTTGGTGCCACCACACCAgccagcggcggcggaagcGCAGGGTCGAAGAGATCGGCTCCCTCTGCCGACGACGCGATGCACGCGCCCATGCGCACCCCTCACGCCGGCATGCCACACCAACACGGCGCATCAGACGCCCACAAACGCGGACGCTTCTGA